From the genome of Motacilla alba alba isolate MOTALB_02 chromosome 13, Motacilla_alba_V1.0_pri, whole genome shotgun sequence, one region includes:
- the RPS14 gene encoding 40S ribosomal protein S14, which yields MAPRKGKEKKEEQVISLGPQVAEGENVFGVCHIFASFNDTFVHVTDLSGKETICRVTGGMKVKADRDESSPYAAMLAAQDVAQRCKELGITALHIKLRATGGNRTKTPGPGAQSALRALARSGMKIGRIEDVTPIPSDSTRRKGGRRGRRL from the exons ATGGCACCTCGTAAGGgcaaggagaagaaggaagagcagGTCATCAGCCTGGGACCCCAGGTTGCTGAAGGGGAGAATGTGTTTGGTGTCTGCCACATCTTTGCCTCCTTCAATGACACTTTCGTCCATGTGACTGATCTGTCTGGCAA GGAAACCATCTGCCGTGTGACCGGTGGGATGAAGGTGAAGGCAGACAGGGACGAGTCCTCTCCCTACGCAGCCATGCTGGCAGCCCAGGACGTTGCCCAGAGGTGCAAGGAGCTGGGCATCACTGCCCTGCACATCAAGCTGCGTGCGACTGGGGGCAACAG GACCAAGACTCCTGGACCTGGTGCTCAGTCAGCCCTGAGAGCTCTGGCCCGCTCTGGAATGAAGATCGGCCGCATTG aggaTGTGACCCCCATCCCCTCCGACAGCACTCGCAGGAAGGGTGGTCGCCGTGGACGTCGTCTGTAA
- the NDST1 gene encoding bifunctional heparan sulfate N-deacetylase/N-sulfotransferase 1 yields MTVLARARRGIWQLSPQVVLLLLFAFCLLSVFVSAYYLYGWKRGLEPSGDVVGPDCDEPKVAPSRLLPLKTLKVADSSRTDPLVLVFVESLYSQLGQEIVAILESSRFKYRTEIAPGKGDMPTLTDKDRGRFALIIYENILKYVNLDAWNRELLDKYCVEYGVGIIGFFKANENSLLSAQLKGFPLFLHSNLALKDCSINPKSPLLYITRPSEVEKGVLPGEDWTVFQSNHSTYEPVLLAKTKSAESIPHMSVDAALHTTVMQDLGLHDGIQRVLFGNNLNFWLHKLVFVDSVSFLTGKRLSLPLDRYILVDIDDIFVGKEGTRMKVEDVKALFDTQNELRTHIPNFTFNLGYSGKFFHTGTDAEDEGDDLLLSYVKEFWWFPHMWSHMQPHLFHNQSVLAEQMTLNKKFAVEHGIPTDMGYAVAPHHSGVYPVHVQLYEAWKQVWSIRVTSTEEYPHLKPARYRRGFIHNGIMVLPRQTCGLFTHTIFYNEYPGGSSELDKIINGGELFLTVLLNPISIFMTHLSNYGNDRLGLYTFKHLVRFLNSWTNLKLQTLPPVQLAQKYFQIFSEEKDPLWQDPCEDKRHKDIWSKEKTCDRFPKLLIIGPQKTGTTALYLFLGMHPDLSSNYPSSETFEEIQFFNGHNYHKGIDWYMEFFPIPSNTTSDFYFEKSANYFDSEVAPRRAAALLSKAKIITILINPADRAYSWYQHQRAHDDLVALKYTFHEVITAGPEAAPKLRTLQNRCLVPGWYATHIERWLNSYHANQILVLDGKLLRTEPAKVMETVQKFLGVTNFIDYHKTLAFDPKKGFWCQLLDGGKTKCLGKSKGRKYPEMDSDSRSFLRDYYRDHNIELSKLLYKMGQTLPTWLREELQSTR; encoded by the exons ATGACTGTGCTGGCCAGGGCCCGGCGGGGTATCTGGCAGCTCTCGCCGCaggtggtgctgctcctgctctttgcCTTCTGCCTGCTCAGTGTTTTCGTCTCTGCTTATTATTTATATGGGTGGAAAAGGGGCTTGGAGCCCTCTGGGGACGTGGTGGGGCCGGACTGCGACGAGCCCAAGGTCGCCCCTTCCCGCTTGCTGCCACTGAAGACCCTCAAGGTGGCCGACTCCTCCCGCACGGACCCTTTGGTGTTGGTCTTCGTGGAGAGCCTCTACTCCCAACTGGGCCAGGAGATTGTGGCCATTTTGGAGTCGAGTCGCTTCAAATACAGGACAGAGATTGCCCCGGGGAAGGGGGACATGCCCACGCTGACCGACAAGGACCGGGGACGCTTTGCGCTCATCATCTATGAGAACATCCTCAAGTATGTCAACCTGGACGCCTGGAACCGGGAGCTGCTGGACAAGTACTGCGTGGAGTATGGCGTGGGCATCATCGGCTTCTTCAAG GCCAACGAGAACAGCCTTCTGAGTGCCCAGCTGAAGGGCTTCCCACTCTTCCTCCACTCCAACCTGGCGCTGAAGGACTGCAGCATCAACCCCAAGTCACCCCTGCTCTACATCACGCGCCCCAGCGAGGTGGAGAAGGGTGTGCTCCCCGGGGAGGACTGGACTGTCTTCCAGTCCAACCACTCCACCTACGAGCCCGTCCTCCTGGCCAAGACCAAGTCAGCTGAGTCCATCCCTCACATGAGCGTGGACGCTGCGCTGCACACCACCGTGATGCAGGACCTGGGCCTCCACGATGGCATTCAGAGGGTGCTTTTTGGCAACAACCTCAACTTCTGGCTGCACAAGTTGGTCTTTGTGGACTCTGTCTCCTTCCTGACGGGCAAGAGGTTGTCTCTGCCCCTTGACCGCTACATCCTGGTGGACATCGATGACATCTTTGTGGGCAAGGAGGGCACACGCATGAAGGTGGAAGATGTCAAG GCACTGTTTGACACACAGAACGAGCTGCGCACCCACATCCCGAACTTCACCTTCAACCTGGGATACTCAGGGAAATTCTTCCACACAG GTACTGATGCTGAGGACGAAGGTGATGACCTGCTGCTGTCCTACGTGAAGGAGTTCTGGTGGTTCCCCCACATGTGGAGCCACATGCAGCCTCACCTCTTCCACAACCAGTCGGTTCTCGCCGAGCAGATGACCTTAAACAAGAAATTCGCTGTC GAGCATGGCATCCCCACCGACATGGGGTACGCTGTGGCCCCCCACCACTCGGGCGTGTACCCCGTTCACGTGCAGCTGTACGAGGCTTGGAAGCAGGTTTGGTCCATCAGGGTGACGAGCACGGAGGAATATCCACACCTGAAACCCGCCCGCTACCGCCGTGGCTTCATCCACAATGGCATCATG GTACTCCCCCGGCAAACCTGTGGCTTGTTCACACACACCATTTTCTACAATGAATACCCTGGTGGCTCCAGTGAGCTGGACAAAATCATCAACGGGGGTGAACTGTTCCTGACTGTCCTCCTGAACCCT ATCAGCATCTTCATGACCCATCTGTCCAACTATGGCAACGACCGCCTGGGCTTGTACACCTTCAAGCACCTGGTCCGCTTCCTCAACTCCTGGACCAACTTGAAGCTGCAGACATTGCCCCCCgtgcagctggcacagaaatACTTCCAGATCTTTTCCGAGGAGAAGGACCCACTGTGGCAG GATCCCTGTGAAGACAAACGACACAAGGACATTTGGTCCAAAGAAAAGACCTGTGACCGATTCCCAAAGCTTCTCATCATTGGGCCTCAAAAAACAG GAACGACTGCCCTTTATCTCTTCCTGGGGATGCACCCGGACCTGAGCAGCAACTACCCCAGCTCAGAGACCTTTGAGGAGATACAGTTCTTCAATGGACACAACTATCACAAGGGCATTGACTG GTACATGGAATTCTTCCCCATCCCCTCCAACACCACCTCTGACTTCTACTTTGAGAAAAGTGCCAACTACTTTGACTCTGAAGTGGCTCCTCGGCGAGCTGCAGCCCTGTTGTCCAAGGCCAAAATCATCACCATCCTCATCAACCCTGCAGATCGAGCCTACTCCTGGTATCAG CACCAGCGAGCTCACGATGACCTGGTTGCCCTGAAGTACACCTTCCACGAGGTGATCACAGCGGGGCCCGAGGCCGCCCCGAAGCTGCGCACGCTGCAGAACCGCTGCCTGGTGCCCGGCTGGTACGCCACCCACATCGAGCGCTGGCTCAACAGCTACCACGCCAACCAG ATCCTGGTGCTGGATGGCAAGCTGCTCCGAACAGAACCCGCCAAAGTGATGGAGACGGTCCAGAAATTCCTCGGCGTGACCAACTTCATCGATTATCACAAGACCCTGGC GTTTGATCCAAAGAAAGGATTCTGGTGTCAGCTTCTGGATGGAGGGAAAACGAAATGCTTGGGAAAGAGCAAAGGGAGGAAGTACCCCGAGATGGATTCAGAT TCACGCTCCTTCCTGCGGGACTATTACAGGGACCATAACATAGAGCTCTCCAAGCTCCTGTACAAAATGGGGCAGACATTGCCTACCTGGCtgcgggaggagctgcagagcaccaggtag